In Myxococcus stipitatus, the following are encoded in one genomic region:
- a CDS encoding AAA family ATPase, whose amino-acid sequence MLKLQWLQVHQFRTVRPGTRLSFSPSFNVLVGFNGTGKTLLLDLVAAVASSDFTALAEEPFDLEYALAADTGRITVRVRNVPGTGLSMDIVVAPRDMAWPLVIRREGLQVTVSRQDDASLVVQERIAPEVAGRLWLVLMSGGIAWVEKTGEGTATVEPLLAMAREVSALAGLSRFDEGLAYFEQLYRVELRLSRRAEGVLATGTGLASEALLDGLRRLAASQWGGARYVVPSDSVPFLRDTARLLGFAAAEASLVPVEAPLEGKYEALTLGGLELDFVGSDGTRVSARQLGHGQKRLLALQHYLSRARAVVVADEVAHSLHPRLVRATLEPLGARQSFLTSQSPVLLDVLTFTSAEHVRESLVWCRRDEGSGVLIWEDPSPEAAERLFAANTQTPGQLGALLQAQGLW is encoded by the coding sequence ATGCTCAAGCTCCAATGGCTCCAGGTTCACCAGTTCCGCACCGTGAGGCCCGGTACGAGGCTGTCGTTCAGCCCGTCCTTCAACGTCCTCGTCGGCTTCAACGGCACGGGGAAGACGCTGCTGTTGGACCTGGTCGCCGCGGTGGCCAGCTCGGACTTCACGGCGCTGGCCGAGGAGCCGTTCGACTTGGAGTACGCGCTGGCCGCGGACACGGGGCGCATCACCGTGCGGGTCCGCAACGTGCCGGGCACGGGGCTCTCCATGGACATCGTCGTCGCGCCGCGCGACATGGCCTGGCCCCTGGTCATCCGGCGCGAGGGGCTCCAGGTCACCGTCTCACGTCAGGATGATGCGTCGCTGGTGGTGCAGGAGCGCATCGCCCCGGAGGTCGCCGGCCGGCTGTGGCTGGTGCTCATGTCGGGCGGCATCGCCTGGGTGGAGAAGACGGGAGAGGGCACCGCCACCGTCGAGCCGCTGCTGGCCATGGCCCGCGAGGTGTCCGCGCTGGCCGGGCTGAGCCGCTTCGACGAGGGCCTGGCGTACTTCGAGCAGCTCTACCGGGTGGAGCTGCGGCTCTCGAGGCGCGCGGAGGGCGTGCTCGCCACGGGCACGGGCCTGGCCTCGGAGGCGCTGCTGGATGGGCTGCGGCGGCTGGCGGCCTCGCAGTGGGGCGGCGCGCGCTACGTCGTCCCGTCCGACTCCGTCCCCTTCCTGCGCGACACCGCGCGGCTGTTGGGCTTCGCCGCCGCGGAGGCCAGCCTCGTGCCGGTGGAGGCGCCGCTCGAGGGGAAGTACGAGGCGCTGACGCTGGGGGGCCTGGAGCTGGACTTCGTGGGCTCGGATGGGACGCGGGTCTCCGCGCGTCAGCTGGGCCACGGACAGAAGCGCCTGCTCGCGCTCCAGCACTACCTGTCGCGCGCGCGGGCGGTGGTGGTCGCCGACGAGGTGGCCCACTCGCTCCATCCCCGGCTGGTGCGGGCCACCCTGGAGCCCTTGGGGGCCCGGCAGAGCTTCCTCACCAGCCAGAGCCCCGTCCTGCTCGACGTGCTCACCTTCACGTCCGCCGAGCACGTGCGCGAGAGCCTGGTGTGGTGCAGGCGCGATGAGGGCTCGGGCGTGCTCATCTGGGAGGACCCCTCCCCAGAGGCCGCCGAGCGTCTGTTCGCCGCCAATACGCAGACGCCTGGACAGCTGGGGGCCCTGCTCCAAGCGCAAGGCCTTTGGTAA